In one Candidatus Nomurabacteria bacterium genomic region, the following are encoded:
- a CDS encoding transposase: MNGKRIVAVAYAPKGTAFVATRGANGNLTTIALKESAKKPSSREKKIEFIQSLDPDHDVLVIENGGVSDYFALYARARGIKVLRFAPSVLGGAEHPAKKDDAADALDRSRAMALLNQHGITVVKAEKPNGTETSAILTLRKARAMAMCVVGIHGHESLRPMTEGDVTNLRLKLVYRSYVRSFKATMRAYQGVLQSYRDQALIAQAFAETENNVLEMLLEDLLGGEANETERADFFALIGKTFGNEGLPAQATEEDIAKLVGAFLESDKFRSTIFDRLKAQKKAVERVLQGGKVRRKGTKEFDIIPASDVYKTVFEPIDGCGPLIAARMIAAIVDIRRFKSAPALKAYAGYHHFEDGTRARRVAGKVSNWNTDLKQGVYLFCDQTVKNKKSPWNARLEHRKAFELYKLLLNRQELAMDADLDIEVVPVAYMERTIKGVQDIVPGDFTVLADHLEALQNRFGVAFKKGGDEEVLQDIETDEDEEEQTVLTKTEKDFAKKLKGLKGSAHQKALRWLGQQFLKHVYNEWSKLVVDVKEEPTSEAVAAE; this comes from the coding sequence ATGAATGGTAAGCGAATCGTAGCAGTGGCCTATGCCCCAAAGGGGACGGCCTTTGTCGCCACTCGCGGCGCGAATGGCAATTTGACCACGATCGCTCTCAAGGAGTCGGCCAAGAAGCCGAGTTCTCGCGAGAAAAAGATCGAGTTCATCCAATCACTCGACCCAGATCACGATGTACTCGTGATCGAGAATGGGGGAGTGAGCGACTACTTTGCTCTCTATGCCCGCGCTCGTGGCATCAAGGTGCTGCGGTTTGCGCCCTCCGTACTCGGGGGTGCTGAACACCCGGCCAAGAAGGACGATGCGGCAGATGCTCTCGACCGCTCGCGCGCCATGGCACTACTCAACCAACATGGCATCACGGTCGTGAAGGCTGAGAAGCCCAATGGTACCGAGACCAGTGCTATTCTCACGCTCCGTAAGGCGCGTGCCATGGCGATGTGTGTGGTCGGTATCCATGGACATGAAAGCCTTCGTCCGATGACGGAGGGTGACGTGACCAACCTGCGGCTGAAGCTCGTGTACCGCTCGTACGTGCGTAGCTTCAAGGCGACCATGCGCGCTTATCAGGGCGTGTTGCAGTCGTACCGTGATCAGGCGCTCATCGCGCAAGCCTTCGCCGAGACCGAGAACAATGTCCTCGAGATGTTGTTAGAGGACTTGCTCGGTGGTGAGGCTAACGAGACCGAGCGTGCGGACTTCTTCGCCCTCATCGGTAAGACGTTCGGCAACGAAGGTCTGCCGGCTCAGGCTACCGAAGAAGATATCGCCAAGCTCGTCGGAGCCTTTCTCGAGAGCGATAAGTTTCGCTCGACCATCTTCGATCGTCTCAAGGCGCAGAAGAAGGCTGTCGAGCGTGTGCTCCAGGGCGGCAAGGTTCGTCGTAAGGGAACGAAGGAATTCGACATCATCCCTGCAAGCGACGTCTACAAGACGGTGTTCGAACCGATCGACGGCTGTGGTCCGCTCATTGCGGCTCGCATGATCGCGGCGATCGTCGACATCCGCCGCTTCAAGAGCGCTCCGGCGCTCAAGGCCTATGCGGGCTATCACCACTTCGAAGATGGTACTCGCGCTCGTCGCGTTGCAGGCAAGGTCTCGAATTGGAACACCGATCTCAAGCAGGGAGTCTATCTCTTCTGCGACCAGACGGTGAAGAACAAGAAGAGCCCATGGAACGCAAGGCTCGAGCACCGCAAGGCGTTCGAGCTCTACAAGCTCTTGCTCAACCGGCAGGAGCTGGCGATGGACGCGGATCTCGACATCGAGGTTGTGCCCGTCGCCTACATGGAGCGCACCATCAAGGGTGTGCAGGACATCGTGCCGGGTGACTTCACCGTTCTCGCCGATCATCTCGAAGCTCTGCAGAATCGTTTCGGTGTCGCCTTCAAGAAGGGTGGCGACGAAGAGGTTCTGCAGGACATCGAGACCGACGAGGACGAAGAAGAGCAGACGGTGCTCACCAAGACCGAGAAGGACTTCGCCAAGAAGCTCAAGGGCTTGAAGGGTAGCGCTCATCAAAAGGCGCTGCGCTGGCTCGGTCAGCAGTTTCTCAAGCATGTCTACAACGAGTGGAGCAAGCTCGTCGTCGACGTGAAGGAGGAACCCACCTCGGAGGCCGTGGCCGCCGAGTGA
- a CDS encoding inorganic diphosphatase, with product MKGINLYHEVSCGTPDEFNVVIDLPKGSANKVEYDEEGGYFKLDRVLHQPTFYPFDYGFIPQTHAGDGDATDVCLLLTHPTFTGCVVKARAIGMIKTADQDGDDAKIIAVPVSKVDPRFDELTSYEQLPKHVQEEFLLFFKEYKKLEKKKYDQIVINGFGSVDEAKAEITASIEAYKAKH from the coding sequence ATGAAAGGCATTAATCTCTATCACGAAGTTTCTTGCGGTACGCCAGACGAATTTAACGTTGTTATCGACCTTCCAAAAGGCTCGGCAAACAAGGTTGAATACGACGAAGAAGGCGGTTACTTTAAGCTCGATCGCGTTTTACATCAACCAACATTTTATCCATTTGATTATGGATTTATCCCACAAACGCATGCAGGTGATGGCGATGCTACGGACGTTTGTTTATTGCTCACGCATCCAACGTTTACTGGATGTGTCGTAAAGGCTCGTGCGATCGGCATGATCAAAACAGCAGACCAAGATGGTGATGATGCAAAGATTATCGCTGTGCCTGTTTCGAAAGTTGATCCTCGTTTTGATGAGCTTACATCGTATGAACAGCTTCCAAAACATGTACAAGAAGAGTTTTTACTTTTCTTCAAAGAGTACAAAAAACTCGAAAAGAAAAAGTATGATCAAATCGTGATTAATGGTTTTGGATCAGTCGACGAAGCAAAGGCTGAAATCACAGCTTCTATTGAGGCCTATAAAGCAAAGCACTAA
- a CDS encoding FAD-dependent oxidoreductase codes for MHPSLVERPFVVKELKWETADTFTLVLAPEDGLLNYDYKPGQWLYLHLLNDDGTMWARAAYSVASAPSQSKQTLELSIKLAGDFTKRASKLMPDDKVRMQGPFGVFCPAIESDKPVVFFAGGIGVTPFRSYVEECVIQGSKHPIVLVYSNRTIEEAPFMAEIQKLADQDLLIPILILTRDAPDDWPEPVGRLNESHIEKLAPVLDTAMFYACGPDDFMKSVKELLAAKGVDVKTRYKQESFG; via the coding sequence ATGCATCCATCTCTTGTCGAACGCCCTTTCGTGGTGAAAGAACTTAAGTGGGAAACCGCCGATACCTTTACCTTGGTCTTAGCTCCAGAAGATGGGTTACTAAATTATGACTATAAGCCAGGTCAATGGCTTTATCTCCATTTACTAAATGATGACGGTACGATGTGGGCTCGTGCAGCTTACTCGGTAGCTTCTGCTCCAAGTCAATCAAAACAAACGCTGGAGCTCTCTATCAAACTCGCGGGTGACTTTACTAAACGTGCCTCTAAGCTCATGCCAGACGACAAGGTGCGTATGCAAGGGCCATTTGGTGTTTTTTGTCCTGCGATTGAATCTGATAAGCCGGTGGTCTTTTTTGCAGGTGGTATTGGTGTGACGCCATTTCGTTCTTATGTAGAAGAATGCGTCATTCAGGGGAGTAAACACCCGATTGTACTCGTCTACTCTAATCGCACCATCGAAGAGGCGCCGTTTATGGCAGAGATTCAAAAACTCGCTGATCAAGATCTGTTGATTCCGATCTTAATTCTCACGCGTGACGCACCAGATGACTGGCCAGAGCCTGTCGGTCGTTTAAACGAATCACATATCGAGAAATTGGCACCTGTACTCGATACGGCGATGTTTTATGCCTGTGGACCTGATGACTTTATGAAGAGCGTCAAAGAGCTCCTCGCGGCAAAGGGTGTGGATGTAAAGACAAGATACAAACAAGAATCGTTCGGCTAG
- a CDS encoding lamin tail domain-containing protein, with translation MLRRLLGHLSLITILGSFLGPFAPHVQAIEPIAVRIGEISWAGSSYSIADEWIELWNTSDAPLSLAGYRLEGASASPLLFDEAAIIAPQSSYLIANYDTNDEKSILATTTHFVTTSLSLSNSQLSLRLFDDEDILMDEVEGNPPTAGSSTPKATMIRSLIDESWITATTTLFMKDGVTDFGTPGFCDGCLQEDSIASSEEILDIDPLPETLETEPIDNEPVEPIEAVISTEITIDTDVNTNTDNEENPEEVFIEETKPIESTETTSTLEIPIEEPPTSAIIPTIESPVETPPSEIILPSAALRLQAVFPAPDNAYEWIDLAWLNENRNLAALDGWYLQNSRSNTIFRFSTSTRTNLIEHDDLVRVTLKSAVLLNAGDTLSFYDASGELVDTMSYPETPKGSTWILDGTWQNADLIALTEEEDILNSETITSETDTAVITNTITTPAKTVTTSTTLMSTQTAKAPATSTKATTKTSSTPAKSTATAKATTSKTTTPKTTTAKTAAVKTATLSKSAIANIIHPSTIEQILMQPQSWRVRVQGIVGTVPGILLKRQFILQAPDGRGLLVKVPTGQKTPVFGSTVELTGDITNDDDGIILTMKSDDTWSVLRTEPSPVPTRIVDILAEETADAWSKITVTGTIISITAGKAELNVDGINMTATIKAATRYRVQRLKKDDLVTITGVLNFSSDGPILYPVTAEDITILKSASEIKPVAQTSPIPDWTPFGAAGITVAAYEGFKRWRKRKPLHQKTLTKASL, from the coding sequence ATGCTCCGACGCCTTCTGGGCCATCTTAGTCTCATTACCATCCTTGGTTCTTTTTTAGGTCCCTTTGCTCCTCATGTGCAGGCTATCGAACCAATAGCGGTACGTATAGGTGAAATTTCTTGGGCAGGATCAAGCTACTCTATTGCTGATGAGTGGATTGAGCTTTGGAATACGAGCGATGCCCCACTCTCTCTTGCTGGCTATCGTCTTGAGGGAGCTTCGGCGTCACCTTTGCTGTTTGATGAAGCAGCTATCATCGCTCCACAAAGCAGTTATCTCATCGCAAACTATGACACGAATGACGAGAAAAGCATTCTCGCGACAACAACACACTTTGTTACAACATCCTTATCTCTTTCAAATAGCCAACTATCCCTTCGTCTTTTTGATGATGAAGACATTTTGATGGATGAGGTAGAAGGCAACCCACCAACCGCGGGATCTAGCACGCCAAAAGCAACAATGATTCGCTCCCTGATTGATGAAAGCTGGATCACCGCAACAACAACACTCTTTATGAAAGATGGTGTTACAGATTTTGGCACACCTGGATTCTGTGACGGTTGTCTTCAAGAAGACTCTATAGCGTCTTCTGAGGAGATCTTAGACATAGACCCTCTCCCCGAAACGCTTGAAACAGAGCCTATAGACAACGAACCTGTTGAGCCGATAGAAGCAGTAATATCAACAGAAATAACGATAGACACTGATGTAAATACAAATACGGATAATGAAGAAAATCCAGAAGAAGTTTTTATCGAAGAAACAAAACCGATCGAATCAACCGAAACAACTTCTACACTTGAAATTCCGATAGAAGAACCACCTACGTCAGCAATAATTCCAACAATTGAATCTCCAGTAGAAACACCTCCTTCAGAGATCATTCTCCCCTCAGCAGCTCTCCGATTACAAGCTGTCTTTCCGGCACCGGATAACGCCTATGAGTGGATTGATCTCGCTTGGCTAAATGAAAACAGAAATCTTGCTGCGCTTGATGGCTGGTATCTACAAAATAGTCGCAGTAATACAATTTTTCGCTTTTCTACTTCAACAAGAACAAATCTGATTGAGCATGATGACCTTGTGCGTGTCACATTAAAAAGTGCCGTGCTCTTAAATGCTGGTGATACGCTTTCTTTTTACGATGCTTCCGGAGAGCTGGTCGATACCATGAGCTATCCAGAAACACCAAAAGGAAGCACTTGGATTCTTGATGGTACTTGGCAAAACGCCGATCTCATCGCCCTAACCGAAGAAGAAGATATTCTCAACTCCGAAACTATTACCAGCGAAACAGATACTGCGGTCATAACAAATACAATAACAACACCGGCCAAAACAGTAACAACATCAACGACACTCATGAGCACACAAACAGCAAAAGCTCCGGCAACCTCTACCAAAGCAACAACAAAAACCAGCTCAACTCCTGCAAAATCAACAGCTACAGCCAAAGCAACTACCAGCAAGACAACTACACCCAAAACAACAACAGCAAAAACAGCAGCAGTAAAAACAGCAACGCTTTCAAAAAGTGCGATAGCAAATATTATTCATCCTTCAACGATTGAACAAATCCTTATGCAGCCACAATCCTGGCGAGTACGTGTGCAGGGTATTGTCGGCACTGTGCCGGGAATCCTTTTAAAGCGACAATTTATCCTTCAAGCACCAGATGGACGCGGACTCTTGGTGAAAGTACCGACCGGACAAAAAACACCGGTATTCGGTAGCACCGTCGAACTCACCGGAGATATTACAAATGATGACGACGGCATTATTCTTACGATGAAATCGGATGATACTTGGAGTGTCCTTCGTACAGAACCTTCTCCCGTTCCAACGCGTATCGTTGATATACTTGCCGAAGAAACGGCTGATGCGTGGAGCAAAATAACGGTAACAGGAACCATCATCTCCATTACTGCCGGCAAAGCCGAGCTTAACGTAGACGGCATTAATATGACGGCGACCATTAAGGCTGCTACCCGTTATCGAGTACAACGACTAAAGAAAGATGATCTCGTTACTATCACTGGTGTACTCAACTTCTCAAGCGATGGACCCATTTTATACCCAGTCACTGCCGAAGATATTACCATCCTAAAAAGCGCGTCCGAAATAAAACCCGTAGCACAAACATCACCAATACCAGATTGGACACCTTTTGGTGCCGCCGGCATTACCGTTGCTGCCTATGAAGGCTTTAAGCGCTGGCGCAAACGTAAACCTCTTCATCAAAAAACACTCACAAAAGCTTCGCTATGA
- the lexA gene encoding transcriptional repressor LexA, with translation MTPSLTPKQKEVLDYIVNFISDQGYPPSYREIASGLKLASPSTVHAHVQALRERGYLRGAEASGSARELEPTDKATKWGRSVILPLVGLITAGLPIEAVEERETLAVPVDIVPDAANSYVLRVKGESMIDEGIHDGDYVIIERNPSPKNGDVVVALLENSHATLKKFFREKDRIRLQPANKTMQPIYCYDPLIQGVVKAVIRSYGNF, from the coding sequence ATGACTCCATCACTTACCCCCAAGCAGAAAGAAGTTCTCGATTATATCGTCAACTTTATTTCAGACCAAGGATACCCTCCTTCTTATCGCGAAATCGCGAGCGGTCTTAAGTTAGCTTCACCTTCGACGGTGCATGCGCATGTTCAAGCTTTGCGAGAGCGTGGGTATTTACGTGGCGCCGAAGCCTCGGGATCAGCTCGTGAGCTTGAGCCAACAGACAAGGCAACAAAGTGGGGGCGTAGCGTTATTTTGCCACTCGTCGGTCTTATTACCGCGGGTCTACCTATCGAGGCGGTAGAAGAGCGCGAAACCCTAGCGGTGCCAGTGGACATTGTTCCTGATGCAGCAAACTCCTATGTGCTACGTGTAAAAGGGGAGTCAATGATTGATGAGGGTATTCATGATGGTGACTATGTCATTATTGAACGCAACCCATCACCTAAAAATGGCGATGTTGTTGTGGCATTGCTTGAAAACTCTCACGCAACACTGAAAAAGTTTTTTCGAGAAAAAGATCGCATTCGTTTACAGCCTGCAAATAAAACGATGCAACCTATCTATTGTTACGATCCTCTGATTCAGGGTGTGGTGAAGGCAGTAATACGTTCATACGGTAATTTTTAG
- a CDS encoding DNA polymerase IV, giving the protein MERIIAHIDMNSYFASVEQQANPLLRGKALGVCAYLHEQGCIIAASIEAKRQGMKVGMTLKEAREVVPGAKFIQNDPTKYRSVTKRIFAIFRQVTDKMEPYSIDEAFLDMTGWCRDEAEAAFLLTQIKERIREEIGEWLPCSIGIASTKFLAKVASERQKPNGLTVIRFHELDTFYATLDLEDFPGIGKRMRRQLWRLGIFTPLQLRYADPMIFLRSLGKTGYTLWASLNGIECSALFTSPETPKSIGHSYCVPNRVNVDGQVASTLARLVARAGNRLREKELVAHAFSIIVGVHNEELYRHHQKKLIPETDDVLVLQAQASELLVLLWRGERVTFLAVTLTDLRRPSEQFVLPMLHEHRSASSLIDWRDVSTGLDRVRMRYGEEVLFLGREWAALQDKQAPDRIGFRKIEGPGYDIA; this is encoded by the coding sequence ATGGAACGTATCATTGCTCATATCGATATGAATTCCTATTTTGCGAGCGTTGAGCAACAGGCGAATCCGTTATTACGTGGCAAAGCACTAGGAGTTTGTGCGTACTTGCACGAGCAAGGCTGTATTATCGCGGCCTCAATCGAGGCAAAGCGTCAGGGGATGAAGGTGGGTATGACGCTCAAAGAAGCACGCGAAGTGGTACCGGGGGCAAAATTTATTCAAAATGATCCTACAAAATATCGCTCTGTTACGAAGCGTATATTTGCTATTTTTCGTCAGGTGACAGACAAGATGGAGCCATATTCTATCGATGAGGCATTTCTTGATATGACGGGTTGGTGTCGTGACGAGGCAGAAGCCGCCTTCCTTTTAACACAAATCAAAGAGCGTATTCGAGAAGAGATTGGGGAGTGGCTCCCATGTTCCATTGGTATTGCTTCAACAAAATTTTTAGCAAAAGTTGCCTCTGAGCGTCAAAAACCAAACGGTCTTACGGTGATCCGGTTTCATGAGCTTGATACTTTTTATGCTACGCTCGATCTTGAGGATTTTCCTGGGATAGGAAAACGTATGCGTCGACAGCTATGGCGTTTAGGTATTTTTACGCCATTACAATTACGTTATGCAGACCCAATGATTTTTTTGCGCTCACTTGGTAAGACCGGTTATACGCTCTGGGCTTCATTAAATGGTATCGAGTGTTCAGCGTTATTTACTTCTCCGGAGACGCCTAAGAGTATTGGGCATTCTTACTGCGTACCAAATCGTGTAAATGTGGATGGGCAGGTTGCTTCAACCTTGGCTCGATTAGTCGCACGCGCAGGTAATCGACTCAGAGAAAAGGAGCTAGTAGCACATGCGTTTTCAATAATTGTCGGTGTTCATAACGAAGAGCTCTATCGCCATCATCAGAAAAAACTTATACCCGAGACAGATGATGTATTGGTATTGCAAGCTCAAGCATCTGAATTGCTCGTTTTACTTTGGCGAGGTGAGCGTGTGACGTTTTTAGCGGTGACACTTACAGACTTAAGGCGTCCTTCGGAGCAGTTCGTTCTCCCAATGTTGCACGAACACCGCTCAGCGAGCTCGCTTATAGATTGGCGAGATGTTTCAACGGGTCTTGATCGTGTGCGTATGCGTTATGGAGAAGAGGTGCTGTTCTTAGGGAGAGAATGGGCAGCCTTGCAAGATAAACAAGCACCCGATCGAATAGGATTTCGCAAGATCGAAGGACCGGGGTATGATATAGCCTAA